The proteins below are encoded in one region of Paenacidovorax monticola:
- a CDS encoding DUF3305 domain-containing protein, with protein sequence MPSRPSLSVAVVMRRERIDNRWQPWRWTLADVVPHEDVFGTAPRLLLQTGAEERWLFPAFAVELFRDDVEGYHLNLSSPAPCWFVHWRPDEEPGADGHMLARPVDVSLSYHDAGRWLDAQENVDQVPVPAPVREWVQAFVQEHYQPEPKRRRRPDSFRPLTDRFGNPASVSTEKPRGGGGGHG encoded by the coding sequence ATGCCGTCCCGCCCCTCTCTTTCCGTCGCCGTGGTCATGCGCCGCGAGCGCATCGACAACCGCTGGCAGCCCTGGCGCTGGACCCTGGCCGACGTGGTGCCGCACGAGGACGTGTTCGGCACCGCGCCGCGCCTGCTGCTGCAGACCGGGGCCGAGGAGCGCTGGCTGTTCCCTGCCTTCGCCGTGGAGCTGTTCCGTGACGACGTGGAGGGCTACCACCTCAACCTCAGCTCGCCCGCGCCCTGCTGGTTCGTGCACTGGCGCCCGGACGAGGAGCCTGGCGCCGACGGCCACATGCTCGCGCGCCCCGTCGATGTGAGCCTGAGTTACCACGACGCGGGCCGCTGGCTCGACGCGCAGGAGAACGTGGACCAGGTGCCCGTGCCCGCCCCGGTGCGGGAATGGGTGCAGGCCTTCGTCCAGGAGCATTACCAGCCCGAACCCAAGCGCCGGCGCCGGCCTGACAGCTTCCGTCCGCTCACGGACCGCTTCGGCAACCCCGCCTCGGTCTCCACCGAAAAGCCGCGCGGCGGCGGAGGCGGCCATGGCTGA
- a CDS encoding NAD(P)H-dependent oxidoreductase subunit E — protein MISRNEPAAVAVATVDDLRERIRRKGRLKGRQPEEQALAEVQALIGPRPPEGYARDRLIEHLHRVNDHHGALHERHLVALARLMNLSMAEVYEVASFYHHFEIVRGDAAVPRLVVHVCESLACEMAGARELLRELPERVRALGWASDVRVQGVPCVGRCEQAPVAVVHQCPVPRATADAVLAAVDAMPQRHLAQHPCTQDALHFVANPESGITHGGESVAPPVADLATYRAHGGYALAAAVVNGETDAESVLAAMADSGLRGLGGAGFPAGRKWRIVREQAAPRLMAVNIDEGEPGTFKDRTYLERDPHRFLEGLLVAAQVVGTEACYIYLRDEYHGCRAILQRAIDELQADPPCPLPRIELRRGAGAYICGEESAMIESIEGKRGEPRMRPPYIAQVGLFGRPTLEHNFETLYWVRDIVERGPQWFAGFGRHGRQGLRSFSVSGRVKAPGVKLAPAGITLRELVDEYCGGMAEGHELYAYLPGGASGGILPARLADVPLDFDTLQPHGCFIGSAAVIVLSQHDRARDAALNVMRFFAHESCGQCTPCRVGTAKAAQLMEAPRWDADTLDDLALVMGDASICGLGQAAPNPIRCIHKYFPHEVGEAPWPGDLPPPRAGVRTERIPPAAPEAQP, from the coding sequence ATGATCTCCCGAAATGAACCCGCCGCCGTGGCCGTCGCCACGGTAGACGACCTGCGCGAGCGCATCCGCCGCAAGGGCCGCCTCAAGGGCCGCCAGCCCGAGGAACAGGCGCTCGCCGAGGTACAGGCCCTCATCGGCCCGCGGCCGCCAGAAGGCTACGCGCGCGACCGCCTCATCGAGCACCTGCACCGGGTCAACGACCACCATGGCGCGCTGCACGAGCGCCACCTGGTGGCCCTGGCGCGCCTCATGAACCTGTCCATGGCCGAGGTCTACGAGGTGGCGAGCTTCTACCACCACTTCGAGATCGTGCGCGGCGATGCGGCCGTGCCGCGCCTCGTGGTGCACGTGTGCGAGAGCCTGGCCTGCGAGATGGCCGGTGCGCGCGAGCTGCTGCGCGAACTGCCCGAGCGCGTGCGGGCGCTCGGCTGGGCCTCCGACGTGCGCGTGCAGGGCGTGCCCTGCGTGGGCCGGTGCGAGCAGGCCCCGGTGGCCGTGGTGCACCAGTGCCCCGTGCCCCGTGCCACGGCCGATGCCGTGCTGGCGGCGGTCGATGCCATGCCGCAGCGGCATCTGGCGCAGCATCCGTGCACGCAAGATGCTCTGCATTTCGTAGCAAATCCGGAGTCGGGCATCACGCACGGCGGCGAGTCCGTCGCGCCGCCCGTGGCGGATCTGGCCACCTACCGCGCCCACGGCGGCTATGCGCTCGCGGCGGCGGTGGTGAACGGAGAGACCGACGCCGAGTCCGTGCTCGCCGCCATGGCCGATTCGGGCCTGCGCGGCCTGGGCGGGGCGGGCTTTCCGGCGGGGCGCAAGTGGCGCATCGTGCGCGAGCAGGCAGCGCCGCGCCTCATGGCCGTGAACATCGACGAAGGCGAGCCCGGCACCTTCAAGGACCGGACCTACCTGGAACGAGACCCGCACCGCTTCCTCGAAGGCCTGCTGGTGGCCGCGCAGGTCGTGGGCACCGAGGCCTGTTACATCTACCTGCGCGACGAGTACCACGGCTGCCGCGCCATCCTGCAGCGCGCCATTGACGAGCTGCAGGCCGACCCGCCGTGCCCGCTGCCGCGCATCGAGCTGCGCCGGGGCGCGGGCGCCTACATTTGCGGCGAGGAGTCCGCGATGATCGAGAGCATCGAGGGCAAGCGCGGCGAGCCGCGCATGCGCCCGCCCTACATCGCGCAGGTGGGACTGTTCGGCCGGCCCACGCTGGAGCACAACTTCGAGACGCTGTACTGGGTGCGCGACATCGTCGAGCGCGGCCCGCAGTGGTTCGCGGGCTTCGGCCGCCATGGCCGCCAGGGCCTGCGCAGTTTCAGCGTGAGCGGGCGCGTGAAGGCGCCCGGCGTCAAGCTCGCGCCGGCGGGCATCACGCTGCGCGAGCTGGTCGACGAATACTGCGGTGGCATGGCCGAGGGGCACGAACTCTATGCCTACCTGCCCGGCGGCGCCTCGGGCGGCATCCTGCCCGCGCGCCTGGCCGATGTGCCGCTCGACTTCGATACGCTGCAGCCGCATGGCTGCTTCATCGGATCGGCCGCCGTCATCGTGCTGAGCCAGCACGACCGCGCGCGCGACGCGGCGCTCAATGTCATGCGCTTCTTCGCGCACGAGAGCTGCGGCCAGTGCACGCCCTGCCGCGTGGGCACGGCCAAGGCCGCGCAGCTCATGGAAGCGCCGCGCTGGGACGCCGACACGCTGGACGACCTCGCGCTCGTGATGGGCGATGCGTCCATCTGCGGCCTGGGCCAGGCCGCGCCGAACCCGATCCGCTGCATCCACAAGTATTTTCCGCACGAGGTGGGCGAAGCCCCCTGGCCCGGCGACCTGCCACCGCCGCGCGCCGGCGTGCGTACCGAGCGCATTCCGCCCGCCGCACCGGAGGCCCAGCCATGA
- the apbC gene encoding iron-sulfur cluster carrier protein ApbC — protein MAVTEQGLLAAIASVLDPHTGKDFVSTRAVRNVQIAGGDVAFDVELGYPAKSLVPELRRQFVAAAKGVAGVENVSVNIATKVIAHAVQRGVQLLPQVKNIIAVASGKGGVGKSTTAANLALALAAEGASVGVLDADIYGPSQPMMLGINRRPESEDGKTMEPLENYGVQVMSIGFLVDPDEAMIWRGPMATQALEQLLRQTNWKDLDYLIIDMPPGTGDIQLTLSQRVPMTGAVIVTTPQDIALLDAKKGIKMFEKVGVPILGIVENMAVHVCSNCGHVEHIFGADGGKKMAQEYGMDYLGALPLNMQIRLQADSGKPTVVADPDGEVAQIYKKVARDVAVTIAQKAKDFSSKFPTISISKNT, from the coding sequence ATGGCAGTCACAGAACAAGGCCTTTTGGCGGCAATCGCCAGCGTGCTGGACCCCCACACGGGCAAGGATTTCGTCAGCACGCGTGCCGTGCGCAACGTGCAGATCGCGGGCGGCGACGTGGCCTTCGACGTGGAGCTGGGCTACCCGGCCAAGAGCCTGGTGCCCGAGCTGCGCCGCCAGTTCGTCGCGGCGGCCAAGGGCGTTGCCGGCGTGGAGAACGTGTCGGTCAACATCGCCACCAAGGTGATCGCCCATGCCGTGCAGCGCGGCGTGCAGCTGCTGCCGCAGGTCAAGAACATCATTGCCGTGGCTTCGGGCAAGGGCGGCGTGGGCAAGAGCACCACGGCCGCCAACCTCGCGCTGGCCCTGGCCGCCGAGGGGGCCAGCGTGGGCGTGCTCGATGCCGACATCTACGGCCCCAGCCAGCCCATGATGCTGGGCATCAATCGCCGCCCCGAGAGCGAGGACGGCAAGACCATGGAGCCGCTGGAGAACTACGGCGTGCAGGTCATGTCGATCGGCTTCCTGGTGGACCCCGACGAGGCCATGATCTGGCGCGGCCCCATGGCCACCCAGGCGCTGGAACAGCTGCTGCGCCAGACCAACTGGAAGGACCTGGACTACCTCATCATCGACATGCCGCCCGGTACGGGCGACATCCAGCTCACGCTGAGCCAGCGTGTGCCCATGACGGGCGCGGTGATCGTCACCACGCCGCAGGACATCGCGCTGCTCGACGCCAAGAAGGGCATCAAGATGTTCGAGAAGGTGGGCGTGCCCATCCTCGGCATCGTGGAGAACATGGCCGTGCATGTCTGCAGCAACTGCGGCCATGTGGAGCATATCTTCGGCGCCGATGGCGGCAAGAAGATGGCGCAGGAATACGGAATGGACTATCTGGGCGCGCTGCCGCTGAACATGCAGATCCGCCTGCAGGCCGACAGCGGCAAGCCCACCGTGGTGGCCGACCCCGATGGCGAGGTCGCGCAGATCTACAAGAAGGTCGCGCGCGACGTGGCGGTGACGATTGCGCAGAAGGCCAAGGACTTTTCCTCGAAGTTCCCGACCATCTCGATCAGCAAGAACACCTGA
- a CDS encoding restriction endonuclease, producing the protein MKFKPAPNSLFAILLRSRWWISFAVAGVIALVAFALLPREIAPFAAIGALPIFAVGCVAAWRQWRAPSPAQVEQALATAAGQPWKAFADTLARAWEAEGYTVQRPGAAQAAYDFRIERNGQRTLVSARRWKAANHGTEPLRELQAALQGESAQAGVYVALQPLGDNARLYARDQGLVVLQGEALATLLRKA; encoded by the coding sequence GTGAAATTCAAGCCCGCCCCAAACTCCCTGTTTGCGATCCTGCTGCGTTCGCGCTGGTGGATCAGCTTCGCGGTGGCCGGGGTGATCGCGCTCGTGGCGTTCGCCCTGCTGCCGCGCGAGATCGCGCCGTTCGCGGCCATCGGGGCGCTGCCGATCTTCGCGGTGGGCTGCGTCGCCGCCTGGCGCCAGTGGCGCGCCCCCAGCCCGGCCCAGGTGGAGCAGGCCCTGGCCACGGCGGCCGGCCAGCCCTGGAAGGCCTTCGCCGACACGCTCGCGCGCGCCTGGGAGGCCGAGGGCTATACCGTGCAGCGTCCGGGTGCCGCGCAGGCCGCCTACGACTTCCGGATCGAGCGCAATGGCCAGCGCACGCTCGTGAGCGCCCGCCGCTGGAAGGCGGCGAACCACGGCACCGAGCCGCTGCGCGAACTGCAGGCCGCCCTGCAGGGCGAATCGGCCCAGGCCGGCGTGTACGTGGCCCTGCAGCCCCTGGGGGACAACGCCCGCCTGTACGCGCGCGACCAGGGGCTGGTGGTGCTGCAGGGAGAGGCGCTGGCCACGCTGCTGCGCAAGGCCTGA
- a CDS encoding patatin-like phospholipase family protein, translating into MPEAPPPQPLTGLLLSGGGARAAYQVGVLEAIAQLRRLCGQARGPNPFPIIAGTSAGAINGAALACGADHFERAVRRIARAWSHAHAGQIYRADSLGVMQSGARWLTLLSLGWALARWQRTRPHSLLNNAPLEQLLCRLVPLVRLPMLIRQGHLRALAITASSYSSGEHVTFFEAGTNVPIWTRSQRKAARDRITPEHLLASSAIPFIFPAQAVDIEGHTEYFGDGSMRQSAPLAPAIHLGAERILVVGAGRMHEPADEAPPTPTYPTLAQIAGHALSNIFLDALSVDVERAQRINQTLSLIPPEVRARSSLRPVELLVIAPSQRLDAVAARHVTDLPVTVRTLLGALGVTSNAQDVRGAALASYLLFEQGYTRELMALGRADAFARRADVCRFFGWDDPGTPIP; encoded by the coding sequence ATGCCCGAAGCGCCGCCCCCGCAGCCCCTGACAGGCTTGCTGCTCAGCGGCGGCGGCGCCCGGGCCGCCTACCAGGTGGGCGTGCTGGAGGCCATCGCCCAGCTGCGCCGCCTCTGCGGCCAGGCGCGGGGGCCCAACCCGTTCCCGATCATCGCGGGCACCTCGGCCGGTGCCATCAATGGTGCGGCCCTGGCCTGCGGGGCCGACCATTTCGAGCGCGCCGTGCGCCGCATCGCGCGCGCGTGGAGCCACGCCCATGCGGGCCAGATCTACCGCGCCGACTCGCTCGGCGTGATGCAGAGCGGCGCGCGCTGGCTCACCCTGCTGTCGCTGGGCTGGGCGCTGGCGCGCTGGCAGCGCACGCGCCCCCATTCGCTGCTGAACAATGCCCCGCTGGAACAGTTGCTGTGCCGCCTCGTGCCGCTGGTGCGCCTGCCGATGCTGATCCGCCAGGGCCATCTGCGCGCGCTGGCCATCACGGCGTCGAGCTACAGCTCGGGCGAGCACGTGACCTTCTTCGAGGCCGGCACCAATGTCCCCATCTGGACACGCTCGCAGCGCAAGGCCGCGCGCGACCGCATCACGCCCGAGCACCTGCTCGCCTCGTCGGCGATCCCGTTCATCTTCCCGGCCCAGGCCGTGGACATCGAGGGCCACACCGAATACTTCGGCGACGGCTCCATGCGCCAGTCGGCCCCGCTGGCGCCCGCCATCCACCTGGGGGCCGAGCGCATCCTGGTAGTGGGCGCGGGGCGCATGCACGAACCCGCCGACGAGGCGCCCCCCACGCCCACGTACCCCACGCTGGCGCAGATCGCCGGGCATGCGCTGTCCAACATCTTCCTGGACGCGCTCTCGGTGGATGTGGAGCGCGCGCAGCGCATCAACCAGACGCTGTCCCTGATCCCGCCCGAGGTGCGCGCGCGCAGCAGCCTGCGGCCCGTGGAGCTGCTCGTGATCGCACCCTCGCAGCGCCTGGACGCCGTGGCCGCGCGCCATGTGACCGACCTGCCCGTGACGGTGCGCACTTTGCTCGGTGCCCTGGGCGTCACCTCGAACGCGCAGGACGTGCGCGGGGCGGCGCTGGCCAGCTACCTGCTGTTCGAGCAGGGGTACACGCGCGAACTCATGGCCCTGGGCCGTGCCGACGCCTTCGCGCGCCGCGCGGACGTCTGCCGCTTCTTCGGCTGGGACGACCCGGGCACCCCCATTCCCTGA
- a CDS encoding Bug family tripartite tricarboxylate transporter substrate binding protein, with amino-acid sequence MQRRHFSGALLAAAAMPWATQAAGQPIRIVVPFGPGGVADLTVRSVAQKMADTTGQPVVIDNKPGAGGVVAATTVAHAAPDGLTLLLMSNASAVSEGLFKSLPYSAIQDFAPISLLGTFDLAVLVANDSPVRSLKDLIAQAKARPGRLNIGTIAIGSTQNLAAELLKTTLGIDVQIVPFNGSAAVLTALRGRQVDASVEILAPVLAQISGKALRALAVMGEHRAPGLPDVPTVAESDPAGKGFNVTSWNALAAPARTPPALIAKLNKDVNAALAAPDVKKRLADLGVEAHGSSPQEQAALLAGEIKRWSAVIQRAGIPQQ; translated from the coding sequence ATGCAAAGAAGACATTTTTCCGGCGCGCTGCTGGCCGCCGCCGCCATGCCGTGGGCCACCCAGGCCGCCGGCCAGCCCATCCGCATCGTCGTCCCGTTCGGCCCCGGAGGCGTGGCCGACCTGACCGTGCGCAGCGTCGCGCAGAAGATGGCCGACACCACGGGCCAGCCGGTCGTCATCGACAACAAGCCCGGCGCGGGCGGCGTGGTGGCGGCCACCACCGTGGCGCATGCCGCGCCCGATGGGCTGACGCTGCTGCTCATGTCCAACGCCAGCGCGGTCAGCGAGGGGCTTTTCAAGTCGCTGCCCTACAGCGCCATCCAGGACTTCGCGCCCATCTCCCTGCTCGGCACCTTCGATCTGGCCGTACTGGTGGCGAACGACAGCCCCGTCCGCTCGCTGAAGGACCTCATTGCCCAGGCCAAGGCCCGGCCCGGCCGGCTCAACATCGGCACCATCGCCATCGGCAGCACACAGAACCTGGCGGCGGAATTGCTCAAGACCACGCTGGGCATCGACGTGCAGATCGTGCCTTTCAACGGTTCGGCCGCCGTGCTGACCGCGCTGCGCGGCAGGCAGGTCGACGCATCGGTCGAAATCCTGGCCCCCGTGCTGGCGCAGATCAGCGGCAAGGCGCTGCGCGCGCTGGCCGTGATGGGCGAGCACCGCGCCCCCGGGCTGCCCGATGTGCCTACCGTGGCCGAGAGCGACCCTGCCGGCAAGGGGTTCAACGTCACGTCCTGGAATGCGCTGGCTGCGCCCGCCAGGACGCCGCCCGCCCTCATCGCCAAGCTGAACAAGGACGTGAACGCCGCCCTGGCCGCGCCCGACGTGAAGAAGCGCCTGGCAGACCTGGGCGTGGAAGCGCACGGCAGCTCGCCTCAGGAACAGGCCGCATTGCTGGCCGGCGAAATCAAGCGCTGGAGCGCCGTGATCCAGCGCGCAGGCATCCCCCAGCAATGA
- a CDS encoding porin, translating to MKKAILASVAMAAAAAACAQGRVQLYGLADAYVGSMRRSDQAARATVANSNGMTTAYWGVAGTEDLGGGLKARFALESFFQTDTGAMGRNAADPFFSRNAWVGLEGHWGQFSVGRQTNRLFVASGQFDPFGGSLQFSPIMLQTWQATYNRAVLGDSVWNNSLQYASPSFGGFRVNAVYGLGEQTGNHKNNASLTVNYASGPFAAVLAAQRVEYGPGLDGVTPAIDKQNAVLAAASYHFGVAQVYGQIQRTRTPSLNATAHTYQLGTGVPVGPAGKIMASIAATRREAGHASHTRRTTWAVGYDHNLSKRTDVYAIYLNDRLTGYGNAGSVGVGIRHRF from the coding sequence ATGAAGAAAGCCATTCTTGCGTCCGTCGCCATGGCCGCCGCCGCTGCGGCCTGTGCCCAAGGCAGGGTGCAGCTCTATGGCCTGGCCGATGCCTATGTCGGCTCCATGCGCCGCAGCGACCAGGCCGCGCGCGCCACCGTGGCCAACAGCAACGGCATGACCACCGCGTACTGGGGCGTGGCGGGCACCGAGGACCTGGGCGGCGGCCTGAAAGCCCGGTTCGCGCTGGAGAGCTTCTTCCAGACCGACACGGGCGCCATGGGCCGCAATGCAGCCGATCCCTTCTTCTCGCGCAACGCCTGGGTGGGCCTGGAGGGCCATTGGGGCCAGTTCTCGGTGGGACGGCAGACCAACCGGCTGTTCGTCGCCAGCGGCCAGTTCGACCCGTTCGGCGGCTCGCTCCAGTTCTCGCCCATCATGCTGCAGACGTGGCAGGCCACGTACAACCGCGCCGTGCTAGGCGACAGCGTGTGGAACAACTCGCTGCAATACGCATCGCCCTCGTTCGGCGGCTTTCGCGTGAATGCCGTCTATGGCCTGGGCGAGCAGACGGGCAACCACAAGAACAACGCCAGCTTGACGGTCAACTACGCCAGCGGCCCCTTCGCCGCCGTGCTGGCCGCGCAGCGCGTGGAATACGGGCCGGGACTCGACGGCGTGACGCCAGCCATCGACAAGCAGAACGCCGTGCTGGCTGCTGCGTCGTACCATTTTGGCGTGGCCCAGGTCTACGGCCAGATCCAACGCACCCGCACGCCAAGCCTGAATGCCACGGCCCATACCTACCAACTGGGCACGGGCGTGCCGGTGGGCCCGGCGGGCAAGATCATGGCCTCCATCGCCGCCACCCGGCGCGAGGCGGGCCATGCCAGCCACACACGCCGCACCACCTGGGCCGTGGGCTATGACCACAACCTGTCCAAGCGGACGGACGTGTACGCCATCTACCTGAACGACAGGCTCACGGGCTACGGCAACGCAGGCAGCGTGGGGGTGGGCATCCGCCATCGCTTCTAG
- the metG gene encoding methionine--tRNA ligase, with product MRVRPEKPRHVRTQTLRHHRPALRQRQFPYRPHHGVHPGRYLGALPAHAGPRGELRGRGRCPRRAHHDRGRKGRQDAPAVRGRHRCGPQAVPRRLPHRLRQLEQHRQPREPRAVQADLPDLKAAGFIETRTIEQFFDPEKNMFLPDRFIKGECPRCHAKDQYGDNCEVCSSVYAPTDLINPYSALSGAKPVLKTSEHFFFKLSDPRAVEFLTEWTQNGKHVQPEVAAKIKEWFGVRTNPDGTTSEGLDDWDISRDAPYFGIEIPDAPGKYFYVWLDAPVGYLASLKNLLNRRGEDYDAYMADPGLEQYHFIGKDIITFHTLFWPAMLKFSGRKTPTRICVHGFMTVNNGEKMSKSRGTGLDPLKYLSLGMNPEWLRYYLGAKINGRNEDIDFNPEDFMARVNADLIGKYVNIASRAAGFIAKRFGGQLGAVSADGQALLAQLRGQAEAIAQAYENRDTARAAREAMLLCDSVNAYVDANKPWELAKQEGQGARLQDVCTACIEAFRLLTIYLKPMLPAVAAQVEGFLNVPPLAFADAGRLLGAGHAIGLYQHLMQRVDVKQLDALFEAPAAPVAEAVVPGGEEIAPTITIDDFAKIDLRIAKIVECKAVEGSTKLLQLTLDVGEGRTRNVFSGIASQYQPADLIGKHTVMVANLAPRKMKFGLSEGMVLAASHADEKAQPGIYVLEPVPGAQPGMRIH from the coding sequence TTGCGGGTTCGCCCAGAAAAGCCTCGCCATGTCCGCACGCAAACTCTTCGTCACCACCGCCCTGCCCTACGCCAACGGCAATTTCCATATCGGCCACATCATGGAGTACATCCAGGCCGATACCTGGGTGCGCTTCCAGCGCATGCAGGGCCACGCGGTGAACTTCGTGGGCGCGGACGATGCCCACGGCGCGCCCATCATGATCGCGGCCGAAAAGGCCGGCAAGACGCCCCAGCAGTTCGTGGCCGACATCGCTGCGGGCCGCAAGCAGTACCTCGACGGCTTCCACATCGCCTTCGACAACTGGAGCAACACCGACAGCCCCGAGAACCACGAGCTGTCCAAGCAGATCTACCGGACCTGAAGGCCGCCGGCTTCATCGAGACGCGCACCATCGAGCAGTTCTTCGACCCCGAGAAGAACATGTTCCTGCCCGACCGCTTCATCAAGGGCGAATGCCCGCGCTGCCACGCCAAGGACCAGTACGGCGACAACTGCGAGGTCTGCAGCTCGGTCTACGCGCCCACCGACCTGATCAACCCCTACTCGGCCCTCTCGGGCGCCAAGCCCGTGCTCAAGACCTCGGAGCACTTCTTCTTCAAGCTCTCCGACCCGCGCGCCGTGGAGTTCCTGACCGAATGGACGCAGAACGGCAAGCATGTGCAGCCCGAGGTGGCCGCCAAGATCAAGGAATGGTTCGGCGTGCGCACCAATCCCGACGGCACGACCAGCGAAGGCCTGGACGACTGGGACATCTCGCGCGACGCGCCCTACTTCGGCATCGAGATCCCCGACGCGCCGGGCAAATATTTCTACGTGTGGCTGGACGCGCCCGTGGGCTACCTGGCCTCGCTCAAGAACCTGCTGAACCGGCGCGGCGAGGACTACGACGCCTACATGGCCGACCCGGGCCTGGAGCAGTACCACTTCATCGGCAAGGACATCATCACCTTCCACACGCTGTTCTGGCCCGCCATGCTCAAGTTCAGCGGCCGCAAGACGCCCACCCGCATCTGCGTGCACGGCTTCATGACCGTGAACAACGGCGAGAAGATGAGCAAGAGCCGCGGCACGGGCCTCGATCCGCTCAAGTACCTGAGCCTGGGCATGAACCCCGAATGGCTGCGCTACTACCTGGGCGCCAAGATCAACGGCCGCAACGAGGACATCGACTTCAACCCCGAGGACTTCATGGCCCGCGTCAATGCCGACCTGATCGGCAAGTACGTGAACATCGCCAGCCGCGCCGCCGGCTTCATCGCCAAGCGTTTCGGCGGTCAGCTCGGCGCGGTGAGCGCCGACGGCCAGGCGCTGCTGGCCCAGCTGCGCGGCCAGGCCGAGGCCATCGCCCAGGCCTACGAGAACCGCGACACGGCCCGTGCCGCGCGCGAGGCCATGCTGCTGTGCGACAGCGTGAACGCCTACGTGGACGCCAACAAGCCCTGGGAACTGGCCAAGCAGGAAGGCCAGGGCGCACGCCTGCAGGACGTGTGCACCGCGTGCATCGAAGCCTTCCGCCTGCTCACGATCTACCTCAAGCCCATGCTGCCCGCCGTGGCCGCGCAGGTCGAAGGTTTCCTGAACGTGCCGCCGCTGGCCTTTGCCGATGCCGGCCGGCTGCTTGGCGCGGGCCACGCCATCGGCCTGTACCAGCACCTGATGCAGCGCGTGGACGTGAAGCAGCTCGACGCGCTGTTCGAAGCCCCGGCGGCGCCCGTGGCCGAGGCCGTGGTGCCGGGCGGCGAGGAGATCGCCCCCACCATCACCATCGACGACTTCGCCAAGATCGACCTGCGCATCGCCAAGATCGTCGAATGCAAGGCCGTGGAAGGCTCGACCAAGCTGCTGCAGCTCACGCTCGACGTGGGCGAAGGCCGCACGCGCAACGTGTTCAGCGGCATCGCGAGCCAGTACCAGCCCGCGGACCTGATCGGCAAGCACACCGTCATGGTGGCCAACCTCGCGCCGCGCAAGATGAAGTTCGGCCTTTCGGAGGGCATGGTGCTGGCCGCCAGCCACGCCGACGAGAAAGCCCAGCCCGGCATCTACGTGCTGGAGCCCGTGCCCGGCGCGCAGCCGGGCATGCGCATCCACTGA
- a CDS encoding GDSL-type esterase/lipase family protein, which translates to MAARRRLLAALAATALLAACGQRAPKAQALAAGSTVLALGDSLTSGVGATADTAYPAVLQELTGWRVVNGGISGDTTAQALARLPALLQEHQPRLVIVSIGGNDFLRRMSATAARDNIRAICRTAADAGAQVLLVAVPQFSLLAASTGHLSDHPLYAELADALKLPLYEGGWSEVLGNARLRSDQVHANAQGYRQFAEGLAQRLRKAGLLA; encoded by the coding sequence ATGGCTGCGCGCCGCCGCCTGCTGGCCGCCCTGGCCGCCACCGCCCTGCTTGCCGCCTGCGGCCAGCGCGCACCCAAGGCCCAGGCGCTGGCCGCCGGCAGCACCGTGCTGGCGCTGGGCGACTCGCTCACCTCCGGCGTGGGCGCCACGGCGGACACCGCCTACCCCGCCGTGCTGCAGGAACTGACGGGCTGGCGGGTGGTGAACGGCGGCATCTCGGGCGACACCACGGCCCAGGCGCTGGCGCGGCTGCCTGCGCTGCTGCAGGAGCACCAGCCCCGGCTCGTCATCGTCAGCATCGGTGGCAACGACTTTCTGCGCCGGATGAGCGCCACCGCGGCCCGGGACAACATCCGCGCCATCTGCCGCACCGCCGCCGATGCGGGCGCCCAGGTGCTGCTGGTGGCCGTGCCGCAGTTCTCGCTGCTGGCGGCCAGCACGGGACACCTGTCCGACCATCCGCTCTATGCCGAACTGGCCGACGCGCTGAAGCTGCCGCTGTACGAAGGCGGCTGGTCCGAGGTGCTGGGCAACGCCCGCCTGCGCTCCGACCAGGTGCACGCCAACGCGCAGGGCTACCGGCAGTTCGCCGAGGGGCTGGCGCAGCGGCTGCGCAAGGCCGGGCTGCTGGCCTGA
- the bamE gene encoding outer membrane protein assembly factor BamE domain-containing protein, with product MTPISRIAAALAAIALGLLALTGCDPQRISELEEDVSTEADVRDRFGVPENVWQEPDGSHTLEYNRQPAGHQNYMITIGPNGKMTALRQVLAPHNFEKVQPGMAQDQVRRMLGKPAKRTTYELKQETEWDWNWTDAPTRDMVFTVVFGPDGLVKRSGSTDKLPDGR from the coding sequence ATGACCCCTATTTCCCGTATCGCCGCCGCCCTGGCCGCCATCGCCCTGGGGCTGCTCGCCCTCACGGGCTGCGACCCGCAGCGCATCAGCGAGCTGGAGGAAGACGTCTCCACCGAGGCGGACGTGCGCGACCGCTTCGGTGTGCCCGAGAACGTCTGGCAGGAGCCCGATGGCTCGCACACGCTGGAGTACAACCGCCAGCCCGCGGGCCACCAGAACTACATGATCACCATCGGCCCGAACGGCAAGATGACGGCGCTGCGCCAGGTGCTCGCGCCGCACAACTTCGAGAAGGTGCAGCCCGGGATGGCGCAGGATCAGGTGCGTCGCATGCTGGGCAAGCCCGCCAAGCGCACGACCTACGAGCTCAAGCAGGAAACCGAGTGGGACTGGAACTGGACCGATGCGCCCACCCGCGACATGGTCTTCACCGTGGTGTTCGGTCCCGACGGCCTGGTCAAGCGCTCGGGCAGCACCGACAAGCTGCCCGACGGGCGCTGA